A part of Cystobacter fuscus DSM 2262 genomic DNA contains:
- a CDS encoding carbohydrate-binding protein, giving the protein MSPKKLLVCLAALTLMPVASHAQRKMEKLDRGVVALRHSATATWVSWRVLGLDTASTTYNLYRSTNGGAAVKVNSTPLTVSNYTDTSAPTASAYTYYVRPVVGGVEQAPSIPYTLPANGSLEMAYRIPIRSLPNHSVGFVWVGDLDGDGEYDYVLDRRPSLATDTQKLEAYTRTGTPLWVIDLGPGSLDRDNIEPGPSVVDVGHWDGVTVYDLDGDGRAEVILRSADGVVFGNGTTLSGLGTNAQAISVINGLTGAERARAVIPKDYIADGPMAAHLGIGYLNGTTPSIVAKLKNRVGSGGFNLMVLAYDFAANNSLTQKWKWLRTGALSDFHQFRIFDVDRNGTDEVCDGGYVLNGDGTLRYKVGLDNPNVVHGDRFHIGDLNPSRPGLEGFAIQQDNPNKLLYLVYDAATGATIRPHYGEAVEDTARGVVGDIDPSTPGMEYWSFHGYHRIDTGAVVNSTTPYPNFRIWWDGDVLSETLNDGKVEKWDAANSGLSRLFTVGSSTSSGVGGRTGDRGAPFFYGDIIGDWREEIISTNADGTQLIICHTKTPTSTRLYTLAHNPAYRMAMTVKGYMQSHQPDYFLGNGMSTPSTPNISYVPLVLQSEINTTVGGGTSITDNRAGYTGSGFADFNTTGGYVEWTRVNGAGGGATPRTLRFRFANGSGTSRTGQLTVNGISQSITFPSTGGWTNWTTLDVNVGLNAGATNTVRLQSNGQGLANIDYLTIP; this is encoded by the coding sequence ATGAGCCCCAAGAAACTGCTGGTCTGCCTCGCAGCACTGACCCTCATGCCCGTGGCTTCCCATGCCCAGCGCAAGATGGAGAAACTGGACCGGGGCGTCGTCGCCCTCCGTCACAGCGCCACCGCCACCTGGGTGAGCTGGCGCGTCCTCGGCCTCGACACGGCGTCCACCACCTACAATCTCTACCGCTCCACCAATGGCGGCGCGGCGGTGAAGGTGAATTCGACGCCGCTGACGGTCAGCAACTACACCGACACCTCGGCTCCCACGGCCAGCGCCTACACCTACTACGTCCGGCCCGTCGTCGGCGGCGTCGAGCAGGCCCCGAGCATCCCCTACACCCTCCCCGCCAACGGCTCGTTGGAGATGGCCTATCGCATCCCCATCCGCAGCCTGCCCAACCACAGCGTCGGCTTTGTCTGGGTGGGAGACCTCGACGGTGACGGCGAGTATGATTACGTCCTCGACCGCCGGCCCAGCCTCGCCACTGACACCCAGAAGCTCGAGGCCTACACCCGCACCGGCACCCCGCTCTGGGTCATCGATCTCGGCCCTGGCAGCCTCGACCGCGACAACATCGAGCCAGGTCCTTCCGTGGTCGACGTCGGCCACTGGGACGGCGTGACGGTCTACGACCTCGACGGCGATGGTCGCGCCGAGGTCATCCTTCGCTCCGCCGACGGCGTCGTCTTTGGCAACGGCACCACCCTCTCCGGCCTCGGCACCAACGCACAGGCCATCTCCGTCATCAACGGCCTCACCGGCGCCGAGCGCGCTCGCGCCGTCATCCCGAAGGACTACATCGCCGACGGTCCCATGGCCGCCCACCTCGGCATCGGCTACCTCAACGGCACCACACCGAGCATCGTCGCCAAGCTCAAGAACCGCGTCGGTTCCGGCGGCTTCAACCTGATGGTCCTCGCCTACGACTTCGCCGCCAACAACAGCCTGACCCAGAAGTGGAAGTGGCTGCGCACGGGCGCGCTCTCCGATTTCCACCAGTTCCGCATCTTCGACGTGGATCGCAACGGCACCGACGAGGTCTGCGATGGCGGCTACGTGCTCAACGGCGACGGCACCTTGCGCTACAAGGTCGGCCTCGACAACCCCAACGTCGTCCACGGCGACCGATTCCATATCGGTGATCTGAACCCTTCTCGCCCGGGCCTCGAAGGCTTCGCGATCCAGCAAGACAACCCGAACAAGCTGCTCTACCTGGTCTATGACGCCGCCACCGGCGCCACGATCCGCCCCCACTATGGCGAGGCTGTCGAGGACACCGCCCGCGGTGTCGTCGGCGACATCGACCCCTCCACTCCCGGAATGGAATACTGGTCCTTCCACGGCTACCACCGCATCGACACCGGCGCGGTCGTGAACTCCACCACGCCCTACCCGAACTTCCGCATCTGGTGGGACGGCGACGTGCTGAGCGAGACGCTCAACGACGGAAAAGTGGAGAAATGGGATGCCGCGAACAGCGGGCTCAGCCGCCTCTTCACCGTCGGCAGCAGCACCAGTAGCGGCGTCGGCGGCCGCACCGGCGACCGCGGCGCGCCCTTCTTCTACGGCGACATCATCGGCGACTGGCGCGAGGAGATCATCTCCACCAACGCCGACGGCACGCAGCTCATCATCTGCCACACCAAGACGCCCACCTCGACCCGCCTCTACACCCTGGCGCACAATCCCGCCTATCGCATGGCAATGACAGTCAAGGGCTACATGCAGTCCCACCAGCCCGACTACTTCCTTGGCAATGGCATGAGCACGCCCTCTACACCGAACATCAGCTACGTGCCCCTCGTGCTCCAATCCGAGATCAACACCACCGTCGGCGGTGGCACCTCCATCACCGACAACCGAGCTGGCTACACGGGCAGCGGGTTCGCCGATTTCAACACCACCGGCGGCTATGTCGAGTGGACCCGCGTCAACGGCGCCGGTGGCGGCGCCACCCCGCGCACCTTGAGGTTCCGCTTCGCCAACGGCAGCGGCACCAGTCGCACGGGCCAGCTCACCGTCAACGGCATCAGCCAGTCGATTACCTTCCCTTCCACGGGCGGGTGGACCAACTGGACCACGCTCGACGTGAACGTTGGCCTCAACGCCGGCGCCACCAACACCGTGCGCCTCCAGTCCAACGGCCAGGGATTGGCCAACATCGACTACCTCACCATCCCCTGA
- a CDS encoding MGH1-like glycoside hydrolase domain-containing protein — MPSPRSSPGRPSRRAVRAATTLLLTATAGVAAGTAWAINAPTVYARNPTAGTSFLNHTALLGGINDKPWFEANIPFLEVPDAQLQAVYYYRWQTYKEHLVYTGAEYGYLSNEFLTPVFYGAPYGGIVAAAGHHINEGRWLRDQQYVKDVINYWLAGPGQFPKPMVESVNPNTSDWAHEYSFWAASSVWQHYLVTGDKAFAIGQLPNLIKQYRGWDNQFNSSLGLYWQVPVWDATELTPASYESPDPYHGGPGYRPTINAYQYGDARAIAQLATLAGDSATATEYNNRASALQTATRARLWDPNRSFFFHMHRDNNPGNALLGTREEHGFVPWMFHLPQASDSAAFAQLLDPQGFAAPYGPTTVERRSKWFNHEASKGCCRWTGPSWPYETSQTLTGLANLLIDYPAQTTITPAHYVSLLRGYAATQYKNGVPYIAEAHDADTDKWIYDGGGHSEDYNHSTYNDNVISGLIGVRGQAGNTLTIRPLAPASWDYFALENLPYHGHNVTVLWDRLGTRYGQGVGLHLYVDGVKAASQTGLGAVTINVGAPLVQSNGGGKVNFAANGQRIANKAQPFASYTFGGAGDNAWNAIDGLVFRNGIPQNTRWTTYATTQASDFFGVKFQHPVTTSDVRLYFYDDGGGVRTPKSYDLQYWTGSAWVSVPGQTRTPAAPTATTVNQITFPPLTTTQLRVVAPNAGGGTGWGLSEFEAWSAPVFLLQNVNSDKLMAVAAASQDPSANVQQYADNGTLDHQWELVDAGGGWFKVVNLNSGLVLAVRNASKALSAQIQQSPDSGTSDQHWRFIDAGSGQFKIVNRNSGLVLGVDGMSRSDSANVVQYSDNGTQDHLWRMEPAWQPQLFTDDFEGNTASQWSPQQGIWSLCRPVSYEYCATGTGENLALAGNAGWRAYTMDASVLANGAPLNAGIALIARAQDASHYYQAEFKRTSAGYEWAVSKNDGGTWTLLASGPYTWPSGAGKYMNIRFSVQGDTLTMGVWQPGGTWQTLGAGRDAQFASGRMGLRTWGGLTGSFDIVHVHAG, encoded by the coding sequence ATGCCCTCCCCCCGGTCGAGCCCCGGTCGTCCCTCTCGGCGAGCCGTCCGCGCCGCCACCACCCTCCTGCTCACCGCGACCGCCGGAGTGGCGGCGGGCACCGCCTGGGCGATCAACGCGCCTACCGTCTACGCCCGCAACCCGACGGCCGGCACGTCCTTCCTCAACCACACCGCTCTGCTCGGCGGCATCAACGACAAGCCGTGGTTCGAGGCGAACATTCCCTTCCTCGAGGTGCCGGACGCGCAGCTCCAGGCCGTCTATTACTACCGCTGGCAGACCTACAAGGAGCACCTGGTCTACACCGGGGCGGAGTACGGCTACCTGTCCAACGAGTTCCTCACCCCGGTCTTCTACGGAGCGCCGTACGGCGGCATCGTCGCGGCGGCCGGCCACCACATCAACGAGGGCCGCTGGCTGCGTGATCAGCAGTACGTGAAGGACGTCATCAACTACTGGCTGGCGGGGCCCGGACAGTTCCCCAAGCCCATGGTCGAGTCGGTGAACCCCAACACGTCCGACTGGGCCCACGAGTACAGCTTCTGGGCCGCCAGCTCCGTGTGGCAGCACTACCTCGTCACCGGGGACAAGGCGTTCGCCATCGGCCAGCTGCCCAACCTCATCAAGCAGTACCGGGGCTGGGACAACCAATTCAACTCCTCGCTCGGCCTCTACTGGCAGGTGCCCGTCTGGGACGCCACCGAGCTGACCCCCGCGTCCTACGAGTCCCCGGACCCGTACCACGGCGGACCGGGCTACCGGCCCACCATCAACGCCTACCAGTATGGGGATGCCCGCGCCATCGCCCAGCTCGCCACCCTGGCGGGCGACTCCGCGACCGCGACGGAATACAACAACCGGGCGAGCGCGCTGCAGACCGCGACCCGGGCCCGGTTGTGGGACCCGAACCGCTCCTTCTTCTTCCACATGCACCGCGACAACAACCCGGGCAACGCCCTGCTCGGCACTCGCGAGGAGCACGGCTTCGTGCCTTGGATGTTCCACCTGCCGCAGGCCTCGGACTCCGCCGCGTTCGCGCAGCTGCTGGATCCCCAGGGCTTCGCCGCGCCCTACGGGCCCACCACGGTCGAGCGGCGCAGCAAGTGGTTCAACCACGAAGCCTCCAAGGGCTGCTGCCGCTGGACCGGACCGTCCTGGCCCTACGAGACCTCGCAGACCCTGACGGGTCTGGCCAACCTGCTCATCGACTACCCCGCGCAGACGACCATCACCCCGGCCCACTACGTGAGCTTGCTGCGCGGCTACGCGGCGACGCAGTACAAGAACGGCGTCCCCTACATCGCCGAGGCTCATGACGCCGACACCGACAAGTGGATCTACGACGGGGGCGGCCACAGCGAGGACTACAACCACTCCACCTACAACGACAACGTCATCTCCGGACTCATCGGCGTGCGCGGCCAGGCCGGCAATACGCTGACGATCCGGCCGCTCGCCCCGGCGTCGTGGGACTACTTCGCGCTGGAGAACCTCCCGTACCACGGCCACAACGTCACCGTGCTGTGGGACCGGCTCGGCACCCGGTACGGCCAGGGCGTGGGCCTGCACCTCTACGTCGACGGAGTGAAGGCCGCCAGCCAGACGGGCCTGGGCGCCGTCACGATCAACGTGGGCGCCCCGCTCGTGCAGTCCAATGGCGGCGGCAAGGTCAACTTCGCCGCCAATGGCCAGCGCATCGCGAACAAGGCCCAGCCCTTCGCGTCGTACACGTTCGGTGGCGCCGGGGACAACGCCTGGAACGCGATCGACGGCCTCGTCTTCCGCAATGGCATTCCCCAGAACACCCGCTGGACCACGTACGCGACCACCCAGGCCAGTGACTTCTTCGGCGTGAAGTTCCAGCACCCCGTCACGACCTCGGACGTGCGGCTGTACTTCTATGACGACGGCGGGGGCGTGCGCACGCCCAAGAGCTATGACTTGCAGTACTGGACGGGCAGCGCCTGGGTGAGCGTGCCTGGCCAGACGCGGACACCCGCGGCGCCCACGGCCACCACGGTCAACCAGATCACCTTCCCGCCGCTGACCACGACCCAGCTGCGCGTGGTCGCGCCCAACGCCGGTGGCGGCACCGGCTGGGGACTCAGCGAGTTCGAGGCCTGGTCGGCCCCGGTCTTCCTCCTGCAGAACGTCAACAGCGACAAGCTGATGGCCGTGGCCGCCGCCTCGCAGGATCCGAGCGCCAACGTGCAGCAGTACGCCGACAACGGGACGCTGGACCACCAGTGGGAGTTGGTGGACGCGGGCGGCGGCTGGTTCAAGGTCGTCAACCTCAACAGCGGCCTCGTGCTGGCCGTGCGCAACGCCTCCAAGGCCCTGAGCGCGCAGATCCAGCAGTCCCCGGACAGCGGCACGAGCGACCAGCACTGGCGGTTCATCGACGCGGGCAGTGGCCAGTTCAAGATCGTCAACCGCAACAGCGGGCTCGTCCTCGGCGTCGACGGCATGTCCAGGTCGGACAGCGCCAACGTGGTGCAGTACAGCGACAACGGGACGCAGGATCACCTCTGGCGGATGGAGCCGGCCTGGCAGCCCCAGCTCTTCACCGACGACTTCGAGGGCAACACGGCCAGCCAGTGGTCGCCGCAGCAGGGCATCTGGTCGCTCTGCCGCCCGGTGTCCTACGAGTACTGCGCGACCGGGACAGGAGAGAACCTCGCGCTGGCGGGCAATGCCGGCTGGCGAGCGTACACGATGGACGCCTCGGTGCTCGCCAATGGCGCGCCGCTCAACGCCGGCATCGCGCTGATCGCCCGCGCCCAGGACGCGAGCCACTACTACCAGGCGGAGTTCAAGCGCACGAGCGCCGGCTACGAGTGGGCGGTGTCGAAGAACGACGGGGGCACGTGGACGCTCCTGGCCAGCGGCCCCTACACCTGGCCGTCCGGCGCGGGCAAGTACATGAACATCCGCTTCTCGGTGCAGGGCGACACGCTGACCATGGGGGTGTGGCAGCCCGGCGGCACGTGGCAGACGCTGGGCGCGGGCCGCGATGCGCAGTTCGCTTCCGGCCGCATGGGCCTGCGCACCTGGGGCGGGCTCACGGGCAGCTTCGACATCGTGCACGTCCACGCCGGGTAA
- a CDS encoding RICIN domain-containing protein, translating into MHRTLALRLPGLLAVLLFVLFACPRPAIAQTRIMPLGDSITGSPGCWRALLWNQLQSTGFTNIDFVGTLPPQGCGVAYDGDNEGHGGYLATNVADQNLLPGWLSATSPDIVLMHFGTNDVWSARTPGQILAAFSKLVDQMRANNPNMKILVAQIIPVAPGSCADCPRRTLEFNAAIPGWAASKSTTASPIVVVDQWTGFNPATDTGDGVHPNDAGIVKLANNWYAPLTQFLSNPGGGGDEVIENGTYRITPRDSPDKALDVAGHGTADNTNVLQWSYGGANNQRWTLTHLGDDVYRITGVESGKALQVTSTSTANGTNVDIRTYTGAANQHWTITATSDGYYRLTPLSSSGSALEVSGNSTANGANVQQWQWTGGTNQQWTFQTP; encoded by the coding sequence ATGCACCGGACTCTCGCGCTGCGCTTGCCAGGCCTCCTGGCCGTTCTGCTTTTCGTGCTGTTTGCCTGCCCACGACCGGCAATCGCACAGACACGCATCATGCCTCTCGGCGATTCGATTACCGGATCGCCGGGGTGTTGGCGCGCGCTACTGTGGAACCAACTGCAAAGCACCGGCTTCACGAATATCGACTTCGTCGGCACGCTGCCGCCCCAGGGTTGCGGTGTCGCCTACGACGGCGACAACGAAGGCCATGGTGGATATCTGGCCACCAACGTGGCGGATCAAAATCTTCTCCCCGGCTGGTTGAGCGCGACGAGTCCGGACATCGTGCTCATGCATTTCGGCACCAACGATGTCTGGAGCGCGCGGACACCTGGCCAGATTCTGGCTGCCTTCAGCAAGCTCGTGGATCAGATGCGTGCGAACAATCCCAACATGAAAATCCTGGTGGCGCAGATCATTCCCGTGGCGCCCGGGAGCTGCGCGGACTGTCCGCGGCGAACCCTCGAGTTCAACGCCGCGATTCCCGGCTGGGCGGCGAGCAAGAGCACGACGGCTTCGCCGATCGTCGTCGTGGATCAATGGACTGGTTTCAACCCGGCCACGGATACGGGCGATGGCGTGCACCCCAACGACGCGGGCATCGTCAAGCTCGCGAACAATTGGTATGCGCCGCTGACACAGTTCCTGAGCAACCCTGGCGGCGGCGGCGATGAAGTCATCGAGAACGGAACCTACCGCATCACGCCGCGCGACAGCCCCGACAAGGCGCTCGATGTCGCGGGGCATGGGACGGCGGACAACACCAACGTGCTGCAGTGGTCCTATGGCGGAGCGAACAATCAGCGTTGGACGCTGACCCATCTGGGCGACGACGTGTATCGGATCACCGGCGTGGAAAGCGGCAAGGCATTGCAGGTCACCAGCACCTCGACGGCCAACGGAACGAACGTCGACATTCGCACCTACACGGGCGCCGCGAATCAGCACTGGACAATCACAGCCACCAGTGACGGCTACTATCGCCTCACCCCCTTGAGCAGCAGTGGGTCGGCCTTGGAGGTGTCAGGCAACTCCACGGCCAACGGAGCAAATGTCCAACAGTGGCAGTGGACCGGCGGCACGAATCAACAATGGACGTTTCAAACGCCCTGA
- a CDS encoding PaaI family thioesterase produces the protein MTSESPNELYFASLRRLFERTPALSFVKQTLEELTPGRARLALEPDDRHNNGAGCIHGGLIATVLDSVGWFACATRSEGYWLVTAEFKVNFLEVAARERVITTGELLKKGSELFHARMDARTERGRHVATALGTYTLLPRKFRP, from the coding sequence ATGACGTCCGAGTCACCCAACGAGTTGTACTTCGCCTCACTGCGCAGGCTCTTCGAGCGCACGCCCGCGCTGAGCTTCGTGAAGCAGACCCTCGAGGAGCTGACACCGGGGCGGGCGCGGCTCGCGCTCGAGCCGGATGACCGTCACAACAACGGCGCGGGCTGCATCCACGGAGGCCTCATCGCGACCGTGCTCGACAGCGTGGGCTGGTTCGCCTGTGCCACCCGGAGCGAGGGCTATTGGCTCGTCACGGCGGAGTTCAAGGTGAACTTCCTGGAGGTCGCCGCTCGTGAGCGGGTGATCACCACGGGTGAGCTGCTCAAGAAAGGCAGTGAGCTGTTCCACGCCCGGATGGATGCGCGGACCGAGCGCGGCCGGCACGTGGCGACCGCCCTGGGCACCTACACCCTGCTGCCGCGGAAGTTCCGGCCATGA
- a CDS encoding alpha/beta fold hydrolase → MSASGQVLFIEGPGPRLACEVLGAGPGAPTLLFAHGNSSHRGVWRPVARLLLRELDVRAVLLDMRGHGDSEHVHPPAYNPADHATDLERVARHLAPSRLAVIGHSAGALAVTAFAARCARGEADCPRPSALAWVDIDPRVPSWQVEFFHARADSIRRSHADADTAIRQLIRGIQKTSVGVTEAALWDFIATGLKQTSEGFSVKFDSQTYATWSPGDLRPLLPLVDIPALLIRAADSIVTSEQGMAELQAGFPRSTRVDIPGGTHFVPLDHPEELARALAGFLHQEWLSRG, encoded by the coding sequence ATGAGCGCGAGCGGACAGGTGCTGTTCATCGAGGGCCCGGGCCCTCGCCTCGCCTGTGAGGTGCTGGGAGCGGGACCGGGCGCGCCGACGCTCCTGTTCGCTCACGGCAACAGCAGTCACCGCGGCGTGTGGCGGCCGGTCGCGCGGCTGCTCCTGCGTGAGTTGGACGTGCGCGCCGTGCTCCTGGACATGCGCGGGCACGGGGACAGCGAGCATGTCCATCCGCCCGCCTACAACCCGGCCGATCACGCCACGGACCTGGAGCGTGTCGCGCGCCACCTCGCGCCGTCACGCCTGGCGGTCATCGGGCACTCGGCGGGCGCTCTCGCCGTCACGGCCTTCGCGGCACGCTGTGCGCGCGGGGAGGCGGACTGCCCGCGCCCCTCGGCGCTCGCCTGGGTCGACATCGATCCGCGAGTGCCCTCCTGGCAGGTGGAGTTCTTCCACGCGCGGGCCGACAGCATCCGGCGGAGCCACGCGGACGCGGACACGGCGATCCGCCAGCTCATCCGTGGCATCCAGAAGACGAGCGTGGGCGTGACCGAGGCGGCCCTGTGGGACTTCATCGCCACGGGCCTGAAGCAGACGTCCGAGGGCTTCTCGGTCAAGTTCGATTCCCAGACCTATGCCACGTGGAGCCCGGGGGATCTCCGTCCGCTCCTTCCGCTCGTGGACATCCCGGCGCTGCTCATCCGCGCGGCGGACAGCATCGTCACCAGCGAGCAGGGCATGGCCGAACTCCAGGCGGGCTTTCCGCGCTCCACCCGGGTGGACATTCCGGGCGGAACCCACTTCGTCCCGCTCGACCACCCCGAGGAGCTGGCGCGGGCCCTGGCCGGGTTCCTCCACCAGGAGTGGTTGTCCCGGGGGTGA
- a CDS encoding AMP-binding protein: MTPEHISTLVEALRWTRSAFPTRGYAYPAQHAFLSYEALDTRSEVVARRLRARGLQRGQPVGLLLKTGPQFLLSFFGVQRAGGVPVPLALTGGRDLSGYFEHLAPILKDGDIQWLCVETSLMELLGAGQPPEGLLLLSSEELVAEGGAGEGPEPLEPEPQELAFIQYTSGSTAAPKGVAITHANALAGLRSIVASGGFNSEDVFCGWLPHFHDMGLVGILLTSLFNGCQAHIWSPYSFIKDPSGWLAYFSKVKATIYTGPNFSYAWLCDGVEPGEVAALDLSSVRLAVNGAEAVDARLMEAFADKFAPAGLRSEALYPVYGLAEAVLAATFPAVGEPVHVDWVDRAALGNDREVRRVERSAPGSRGVVALGRPVEGLQLRIVGEDGAVQGEDRVGEIQLLGPAVMRGYYRNPRLTAEIFQEGWLRTGDLGYQKDGRLYVVGRAKDVLKQAGESYYPEDIEAVVRPLEGVHRGGCVAFVGGPLGEERIICLAETGLREPTELEGLAREIGKVVRRKVGLASLEVLLVKKSSIARTTSGKLQRHVMKRRSQGPGDASLLFQLRL; this comes from the coding sequence ATGACACCTGAGCACATCTCGACGCTGGTGGAAGCACTGCGCTGGACCCGGAGCGCGTTTCCCACGCGGGGCTATGCGTATCCCGCGCAACACGCCTTCCTGAGCTACGAGGCGCTGGACACGCGCAGCGAGGTCGTGGCGCGGCGGCTGCGAGCGCGGGGGCTCCAGCGCGGGCAGCCCGTGGGCCTGCTGCTCAAGACGGGCCCCCAGTTCCTGCTGTCCTTCTTCGGCGTCCAGCGTGCGGGAGGCGTCCCGGTTCCCCTGGCCCTGACGGGCGGCAGGGATCTCTCGGGCTACTTCGAGCACCTCGCGCCCATCCTGAAGGATGGGGACATCCAGTGGCTGTGTGTCGAGACGTCGCTGATGGAGCTACTCGGCGCGGGGCAGCCACCCGAGGGGTTGCTCCTGCTGTCCAGCGAGGAGCTCGTCGCGGAAGGTGGCGCGGGCGAGGGCCCGGAGCCCCTCGAGCCGGAGCCGCAGGAGCTGGCGTTCATCCAATACACCTCCGGAAGCACCGCCGCGCCCAAGGGCGTCGCCATCACCCACGCCAATGCCCTCGCGGGGCTGCGCTCCATCGTGGCGAGTGGAGGGTTCAACTCCGAGGACGTGTTCTGTGGCTGGCTGCCCCACTTCCACGACATGGGGCTGGTGGGCATCCTGCTCACGAGCCTCTTCAATGGCTGTCAGGCGCACATCTGGTCGCCCTACTCCTTCATCAAGGATCCCTCGGGCTGGCTGGCCTACTTCTCCAAGGTGAAGGCCACCATCTACACCGGACCGAACTTCTCCTATGCATGGCTGTGTGACGGCGTGGAGCCCGGAGAGGTCGCGGCGCTCGACTTGTCCTCGGTGCGCCTGGCCGTCAACGGCGCGGAGGCCGTGGACGCGCGGCTGATGGAGGCCTTCGCCGACAAGTTCGCCCCCGCCGGACTGCGGTCCGAGGCGCTCTACCCCGTCTATGGGCTGGCGGAGGCGGTGCTCGCCGCGACCTTCCCCGCGGTGGGTGAGCCGGTGCACGTGGACTGGGTCGATCGCGCGGCCCTGGGCAATGACCGGGAGGTGCGGCGGGTGGAGCGCTCGGCGCCGGGGAGCCGGGGCGTGGTGGCCCTGGGCCGGCCCGTGGAGGGCCTCCAGCTGCGCATCGTGGGAGAGGACGGAGCGGTGCAGGGCGAGGACCGGGTGGGAGAGATCCAGCTCCTCGGACCGGCCGTCATGCGGGGCTACTACCGCAACCCGAGGCTCACGGCGGAGATCTTCCAGGAGGGATGGCTGCGCACGGGAGACCTCGGCTACCAGAAGGACGGCCGCCTCTACGTGGTTGGCAGGGCGAAGGACGTGCTCAAACAGGCGGGAGAGAGCTACTACCCCGAGGACATCGAGGCCGTGGTCCGTCCCCTGGAGGGCGTCCACCGGGGAGGCTGTGTCGCCTTCGTGGGCGGGCCCCTGGGCGAGGAGCGCATCATCTGCCTGGCCGAGACGGGGCTGCGGGAGCCCACCGAGCTCGAGGGCCTGGCCCGGGAGATCGGCAAGGTGGTCCGCCGCAAGGTGGGCCTCGCGAGCCTCGAGGTGCTGCTCGTGAAGAAGAGTTCCATCGCCCGGACGACGAGCGGCAAGTTGCAGCGCCACGTCATGAAGCGCAGGAGCCAGGGCCCGGGGGATGCGTCCCTGCTGTTCCAGCTGCGCCTCTGA
- a CDS encoding acyl-ACP desaturase, producing the protein MNKTHIQPQRMRRLVTDYIDRWETRPWGAVDIPWEQLQADRLTEAQGSAIRFVTLIEDHVPGYIQDVLKHFPTDDSVSPSQFMHNRELFRFFMRWAQEEDRHADLFGRYQVRAGIQSEEALHAELCQQGRKTWHFPRELPVQIFTYTVIQEKATQLYYQMLGRSVDEPVLKVLLNRIQKDEARHFAFYASILEAYIEELGQDILPAIQEALQSFKMPLAEQLDNYWRWSLEVSDAAGGYDHTVAYAELLRVVQRAADASSASQKLADWVRAVRAT; encoded by the coding sequence ATGAACAAGACGCACATCCAGCCACAGCGCATGCGCCGGCTCGTCACCGACTACATCGATCGGTGGGAGACCAGACCCTGGGGAGCGGTGGACATCCCCTGGGAGCAACTCCAGGCGGACCGCCTCACCGAGGCCCAGGGCTCGGCCATCCGCTTCGTCACCCTCATCGAGGATCACGTCCCGGGCTACATCCAGGACGTGCTGAAACACTTTCCCACCGATGACTCGGTCTCTCCCAGCCAGTTCATGCACAACCGGGAGCTCTTCCGGTTCTTCATGCGCTGGGCCCAGGAGGAGGACCGGCACGCGGATCTCTTTGGCCGCTACCAGGTGCGCGCCGGCATCCAGAGCGAGGAAGCCCTTCACGCCGAGCTGTGCCAGCAAGGCCGCAAGACATGGCACTTCCCGCGTGAGCTTCCCGTCCAGATCTTCACGTACACCGTCATCCAGGAGAAGGCCACCCAGCTCTACTACCAGATGCTGGGCCGGTCAGTGGACGAGCCCGTGCTCAAGGTGCTCCTCAACCGGATCCAGAAGGACGAGGCCCGGCACTTCGCCTTCTACGCGAGCATCCTCGAGGCCTACATCGAGGAGCTGGGACAGGACATCCTCCCGGCGATCCAGGAGGCGCTCCAGTCCTTCAAGATGCCGCTGGCCGAGCAGCTCGACAATTACTGGCGGTGGTCGTTGGAAGTCAGTGACGCGGCGGGCGGCTATGATCACACCGTCGCCTACGCGGAGTTGCTGCGCGTCGTGCAGAGGGCCGCGGACGCATCCAGTGCATCCCAGAAACTGGCGGATTGGGTGCGAGCGGTCCGCGCCACCTAG